A section of the Roseovarius sp. W115 genome encodes:
- a CDS encoding LysR family transcriptional regulator, with protein MTWDDLKYILALMRGGSLNKAARQLNVDKTTVSRRVAALEEALGIALVARGSHGQMRLTQAGRKVAGQAEAMEDVERRIRAGLGAQPDGLAGRVRLSTVPILAHHVLLPQLGALRDLAPGLKIELVAEARDADILEGEADIALRLARPRTGGQGVLTRKIGVMSYGCYAARMAGGDLPWIGFEPNMQHLEIAQAIETLANAPGSRRAGLSVNDAEGLLRAVQAGLGKSLLPRIIADAMPGLRRLGMEATHIPEREFWVLTRRDHAGLDRIRVVHDWLDGIFSAV; from the coding sequence ATGACATGGGACGATCTGAAATACATTCTGGCGCTGATGCGGGGCGGCAGCCTGAATAAAGCGGCCCGCCAGCTCAATGTGGACAAGACCACCGTTTCAAGGCGGGTGGCCGCGCTGGAGGAGGCGCTTGGCATCGCTTTGGTCGCGCGTGGCAGCCATGGTCAAATGCGGCTGACCCAGGCAGGCCGCAAAGTGGCGGGTCAGGCCGAGGCTATGGAAGATGTAGAGCGTCGCATTCGGGCAGGTCTAGGCGCGCAACCAGATGGGTTGGCCGGACGCGTGCGTCTTTCGACGGTGCCCATTCTGGCGCACCACGTATTGCTGCCGCAACTCGGTGCGCTTCGCGATCTTGCGCCGGGCTTGAAGATCGAACTTGTGGCAGAGGCACGGGATGCGGATATCCTTGAGGGAGAGGCTGATATTGCGTTGCGTCTGGCGCGGCCAAGAACCGGCGGGCAGGGCGTTTTGACGCGGAAAATTGGCGTGATGTCATATGGATGTTACGCGGCCCGCATGGCGGGCGGCGATCTGCCTTGGATCGGGTTTGAGCCAAACATGCAGCATCTGGAGATTGCGCAAGCGATTGAAACTCTGGCCAATGCGCCCGGGTCACGTCGTGCCGGTCTATCTGTGAACGATGCCGAAGGTCTGTTGCGTGCGGTTCAGGCCGGGCTTGGAAAGTCTCTTTTACCCCGGATCATCGCCGATGCGATGCCCGGGCTTCGCCGCTTGGGTATGGAGGCGACCCACATCCCGGAGAGAGAGTTTTGGGTGCTGACGCGCCGCGATCACGCCGGGCTTGATCGGATCAGGGTGGTTCACGATTGGTTGGACGGGATTTTCAGCGCGGTGTGA
- a CDS encoding YciI family protein, with the protein MIFIVLFEDADGKEHLRQAHMADHLTFLAANADKITAAGPLFTSNGDGRGGMWSVKAEDAEAVEELVRADPFYPTGLRKTCTVLEWRQVFRDGARVTR; encoded by the coding sequence ATGATCTTTATCGTTCTCTTCGAAGACGCCGATGGAAAAGAACATCTGCGTCAGGCGCATATGGCCGATCACCTTACGTTTCTAGCCGCAAATGCTGACAAAATCACCGCCGCTGGCCCCCTGTTTACCTCCAACGGGGATGGGCGCGGTGGAATGTGGAGCGTCAAGGCCGAAGATGCAGAAGCCGTTGAAGAGCTGGTGCGCGCCGATCCGTTCTATCCGACAGGGCTTCGCAAAACCTGCACGGTTCTTGAATGGCGTCAGGTCTTTCGCGACGGCGCACGCGTGACACGCTGA